The Halarchaeum grantii genome contains the following window.
GCCTGCCGCAAGGAGGGCATTCCGCGCTCGCTCGAGGAAGTCGCGGAGGTCTCCCGCGTCGACCAGAAGGAGATCGGGCGTACGTATCGCTACGTCGCCCAAGAGCTCTCCCTCGAGATGGAGCCCGTGGACCCGAAGCAGTTCGTCCCGCGCTTCGCGAGCGAGCTCGGCCTGAACGAGGAGACCATCGCGAAGGCGAACGAGATCATCGACATCTCCGCCGAGCAGGGCCTCCTCTCCGGGAAGAGTCCCACCGGGTTCGCGGCGGCCGCGATCTACGCCGCGAGCCTCCTCTGCAACGAGAAGAAGACCCAGCGCGAGGTCGCGGACGTCGCGCAGGTCACCGAGGTCACCATCCGCAACCGCTATCAGGAGCAGATCGAAGCAATGGGGTTCGAGTAGGCCGGCCCGCAGGGGCCGAAAACGCGAGCGGGGAGCGCTAGCGACCCGCGCGCGCCATCGCGAACCGCTGGACGAACGCGCGACGGCCGAGCACTCCCGACTCTCTCCCGTTTCGACGCCACGAGCCGTCGTTGGGGCACGCGCGGCTCGCGGCGTCGGGCCGGGTCGGTTTCCGACGGGCTGACGCGAGTGGGTCGTCGTCCGGCATCAACGCTCTCTGAGCCGTCGAACCGGGCGTCGCTTCGCGCCGCTTGCTCGCCGCTCACGCGTCGAACCGGGCGTCACTCCACGCCGCTTGCTCGACGGCTCTACGAGCCGTCGAACTCGGCTTCGACGCGCACGACCTGCTTTCCGACGTTCTCGCCTTCGAAGAGGCCGACGAAGGCGTCCGGGGCGTTCTCGAGGCCGTCCGCGACGGTCTCGCGGAACTGGACGTCGCCGGACTGCACCCACTGTGCGAGGCGCTCGCTCGCCTCCTCGAAGCGCGGGGCGTAGTCGCCGACGAGGAAGCCCTCGACGCGGGCGCGGGTCTCGACGAGTCGTGGGAGTTTTCGCGGGCCCATCGTGACGCCCTCCTCGTTGTAGAGGGCGATCTGCCCGCAGACGGCGACACTCGCGCGGACGTTCAGGTGCGCGAAGACGGCGTCCGTGATGTCGCCGCCGACGTTGTCGAAGTAGGCGTCGACGCCTCGCGGGGCGGCCTCGGCGAGCGCGTCCGCGACGTCCGCGTCCGCGTAGTTGATGCCGGCGTCGAAGCCGAGGTCGTCCGTGAGGTACTCCACCTTGGCGTCGCTGCCGGCGATGCCGACGACGCGACAGCCGTTCAGTTTCGCGAGTTGGCCGACGACGCTCCCGACGGCGCCGGCGGCGGCGGAGACGACGACGGTGTCGCCGGGGTCGGGGTCGAGGACGTCCGTGACGCCGAAGTAGGCCGTTCGGCCCGGCATCCCGAGGACACCGAGCGCGACGGAGTCGCGGAGGTCACCGGTCTCGACGGCGACGACGTCGGCACCGTCGGCGACGGCGTAGTCCGCCCAGACGAGGTTGCCGGTGACGGTGTCGCCCGCCTCGTAGTCGGGGTGGTTCGACTCGACGACTTCGCCGACGACGGCACCGCGGAGGGCGTCGCCGACCGCCCACGGTTCCGCGTAGGACTCGCCCTCGCGCATCCGGTCGCGCATGTACGGGTCGACGCTGAGGTAGCGCGTGCGGACGAGCACCTCGCGCGGACCGGGCTCGGGAACGTCGGTTTCGACGAGGTCGAAGTCCTCGTCGTCGGGGACGCCGTCGGGGCGCTGTGCGAGAACGAACTGCCTGTTTGTCGCCATACGTTACCCGTGGGGCGGGAGCGTGACGTACGTTGTGGCGTCCGCGACGCTCGCTGAAACCGAACGCACGTTGTGCGCCGTTTACGCCGCGTCGGAGCGCGCCCTCGAACGGACGACCCCCCGCGCGGGCCGTCCCGCGTCAGGGGCGGACGCGCTCGCCGGTGGCGGCGGCCTCGTAGAGCGCGTCGATGACGCGCATGTTCGCGACCGCGGACTCGCCACCGGTCGCGGGCGTCTCGCCGGCCGCGACGCGGTCCGCGAAGTGCTCGACCTCGCGGGCGTACTGGTCGACGGGGTCGAAGGACTCGGTGACCTCGCGGCCGTCGACGGCGTAGCGGAGTTCGGCGGGCGCGTCGCGCGGGACGTTGAACGCGGGGTCGGGGACCTCGATCCAGCCGTCGGTCGTCTCGATGCGGTACTGCTGGCGCTCGGGGGCGTCGAACCACGAGCGGAGCGTGGCGCGCACGCCGTCGTCGTACTCGAACGTGCCGACGAGGCGCGTGTCGACGCCGCAGTCGCGGCTGTCGTACGTGCTCGCGGTGACGGCGTCGGGCTCGCCGAGATACGTCCGGAGCGCGTGGACGGGATAGCAGCCGACGTCCATGAGCGACCCGCCCGCGAGGTCGGGGTCGAGGCGGACGTCCTCGGGCGCCCCGTAGAGCGGGAAGCCGAACGTCGCCTCGGCGGAGACGACGTCGCCCATCTCGGCGAGCAGGTCGCGGACGCGCTCGGTTCGCGGGTGATAGCGGTACATGAACGCCTCCATGAGGGTGACGCCGGCGTCCGCGCAGTGGTCGGCGACGGCGCGGGCTTCGGCGGCGTCGCTCGCGAGCGGTTTCTCGCAGAGGACGTCGAGGCCGGCGTCGGCGGCGCGCGTCGTCCACTCGGCGTGGAGGCCGTTCGGGAGCGGGTTGTAGACGGCCTCGATGTCCGCATCGAGGAGCGCCGCGTAGCTCCCGTAGGACTCCGGGATGCCGTGGTCCGCGGCGACGGCGGCGGCGCGCTCGGCGTCGCGCGAGGCGATGGCGACGACGTCGTGGTCGGTGCGCGCGACGCCGGGGAGGAAGGATTTCAGGGCGATGTCGGCCGTGCTGATGACACCAAAGCGCATACGCCCCGGTTGGTCGGAGGCGGGGAAAAGCTACTCTTCCGTCGCGACGGGGCCGTCCCACGCGTCGATGCCGCCGGCGACGCTGTACACGTCGTCGGCGTCGCCGTAGCGCTCGACGAAGCGCGCGGCCTGCTGCGAGGACTTCCCGACGTAGCAGAGGAAGGCGACGGTGTCGTTCCACTCGCGCTCCTCGACGATTTGCTCGAGCTCCTCGAGCGTGAGGTTCTCCGCGCCGGGGACGTGGCCCTGCTCGTAGGCCTCGGGGTCGCGGATGTCCACGAGCGTGAAGTCCTCGTCGTCGAGTCGCGATTCGACGTCGTCGGGGTGGAGTTCGGGTGCCATGGGTCAGTTCTTGCGGAGGTAGATGCGGTAGACGCCGTCGCCGCTGCGCCAGACGCTCGCGTCGGCGTCGTCGCCGACGGCCTTCGGGACGTTCTCCGTGCAGGGGACGTGGTCGGTCTCCTGCACGAGGAGGTCGCCCGACTCGATCTCCTGGAGGCCCTTCTGGGCCTCGACCTGCGGGTACGGGCAGACCTCGCCCATCATGTCCTGCGTGAGGTCGGCGGCCTCGTAGAGGTCTTCGGCTGCTTCGTCGTCCAGTTCGTCCGGGGAGTCGATGACGTCGTCGATGGATGGCATTGGTGTGTCGTAGTCGATGGAGTGGTGTCTGTCTGGCGGTTCCCTTAGATGGCGCAGCCGACTTCGCGGTAGATCCAGTGCGTCATCACGTAGACGCCGGCGACGATACCGATGGTCGCGATGAACGAGTGGACGGAGAGCTCGGCGAGCCCGGAGTAGATGTTCCCGATGTTGCAGCCGGGCGCGAGGCGGGAGCCGGCGCCCATGGCGAAGCCGCCGAGGACGGCGTTGGGGAGGCGGCGCTTGCGCGGCATCCGGAGGGAGAAGTCCCCGCTCCAGTAGGCGGCGAGGCCGGCGCCGACGACGAGGAACGTGATCATCACCATGTCGACGGTGAGGCCGACGCCGGCGCCGCGGAAGAGGACCGAGCCCCAGTAGGTGAACGAGCCGGCGTCGACGCCGACGAGCGAGAGGAGGTAGCCGCTCCAGCGGGCTTCGGGGCCGGTGATGCCGACGATGGAGACGGAGGTGAACCAGAGGAGCGCGAAGACGGAGATGCCGAGCGCGGCGCTCCGGGGGTCCCACGGGCGCTTGCTCGCGGCGACCGGGTCGGCCCACGCGTCCCGAACGCCGGCGGCGTAGGCGCGCGTGCCGGCGGCGAGTCGCTGGAGGCCGACGATGGGCGTCCCGACGATGGTCGCGGGGCGGGCGGACGCGGCGGTCGCGCGCTCGGCGGTGTCGGCGTGCTCGCGGCCGAGGACGGTGGCGTAGACGAGCGTGGCGACGGCGGCGACGCCGATGGCGAGGAGGCCGGCGGGCACCGGGGAGATTTCGAAGAGCGAGACGCCCTCGCCGAACGTCAGGGAGGCGAAGTACGTGGACTGGAGCGTCGGGAACGCGGCGGTGAACGCGACGTAGCCGACGCCCATGAACAGGAGGGTGATCCAGTACTGGACGTAGCCCTCGCCGGCGCGGTAGAGCGTCCCGGAGGCGCAGCCCCCGGCGTACGTCATGCCGATGCCGAAGACGAACCCGCCGACGAGGCCGGTGAGACCCCAGCCGGGCGTCCAGAAGCCCTGATAGTAGCCGAGCTGATAGGCGGTACCCCAGAACACCATCGTCACGAGGACGGCGGCGATGACGCCCTTCGTGACGCGGGTGTCCTTGTACGCGAAGAGGTCGCGGAAGGCGTTGACGAAGCAGAACCGGCCCTTCTGGAGACAGGCGCCGATTCCGAGGCCAACGACGGCCGCGATGGCTAGCTGTGAAACCATCTGGTCGCGACCTATTCGATAGAGCGGTTTAACGGGCCGCATCGCAGGCGTTCGTGCTGGGAGTCGCGACGCCGCGTCGGACCTAACAGCAACGGTTGCCACCTCTCAGCCGTCTGCCTCGTCTCGCGGGAGGTCGATGCGGTCGTTCGCGCGGAGGTAGTCGTTCTCCCACTCGCGGCGCGCGCGGAGTTCGCGGCGGCCGCGACGGGTGACCGTGTAGTAGTTCGTGCGCTCGTCGAGTTGGCCCTTCTCGACGAGGCCCTTCTCGACGAGGGTGTCGAGGTTGGGGTAGAGGCGCCCGTGGTGGATCTCGGACTCGTAGTATTCCTCTAGCTCCTCTTTCACTTCGAGACCGTTCGGTTCCGCGAGGCCGGAGACGACGTAGAGGAGGTCGCGCTGGAACCCGGTGAGGTCGTGCATGCGCGGCCGTTCGTCGCCCCCGCACAAATATATTCAGGTATGGAGATGTCACGCGCCGGGGAGTGTGCCCACCGCTGACGCCGCGTACGCGAGTGACGGACCGTCCGCGGCCGGGTCGAGCGGCACCGTCTCTCGCCGCGACGCCGGGACGTGGCGCGTCGCCGTCGGCGCGGTCCGGATACCTCGCCGGAGAAAGTGTTAACTGGTAGCACACCACATAGTATGGTATGAGTGACGCGAGCGCTCCCGGCGGAGGGGAGTTGCGGAGCGCCGACCGAGCGATACTCGAGTTCCTCGTCGACGGCGCGCCGCAGTACGCCGCCGTCATCGCCCAGCGGACGGGTATCCACACGCCGTACGCGGAGCGGCGCTGCGAGGCGCTCGTGCGCACCGGCCACCTCGAACCCGTGACCGGCGAAGTCGTCTACCGCATCACCGCGCGCGGCGAGGAGGCCATCGGCCGCCTCCCCGACTGACCAGCCCCCGAGTGGCCACCGGAGTTAAGCGGGGAACGGCCATCCTCCCATCCAAGCGATGCACGACCTCACCGGGTTCCAGCGCGACCTCCTCTTCGTGACGGCCGGTCTCGAGGAACCGAACGGGCTCGACATCAAGGACGAGCTCGAGGAGTACTACGGGACCGCCATCAACCACGGGCGCCTCTACCCCAACCTCGACACCCTCGTCGAGAAGGGTCTCGTCGACAAGCGAAAGCAGGACGAGCGCACGAACGCCTACTCGCTGACGGGACGCGGCCGCCGGGAGGTCCTCGACCGGGAGAGCTGGGAGCACCAGTACATCGAGGAGCTCGTCGAGGAGGAAGCCGAGCGCGCCCGCTAGGGCTCGAAGCGCTCGACTGCCGCGTCGAACGCCGTCCGCGTGTTCAGGCTCTCGAACGACCCGGTCGTGGCGTGCACATCGATTTCTTCGGCCGTGACGGAGACGACGTCGAGACCGTCGAGGAGCGCGACTGCCCGGCGCTCGCCGCTGTCGAGCGCGCGCACTGCCGCGTCGGCGGCCGCGTCCGGTCGATAGACGGCGTGGAGGGCTTCGCGGTACTCGTCGGGTTTCGGGACGGCGGCCTCGTGTGCGGCCGCGCGGTCGAAGAGGTAGCGGACGAACGCGGGGTCGACGAACGGGACGTCGCAGGCGACGACGAACGCGCGGTCGGCGTCGGTCGCGCGGAGACCGCAGGCCAGTCCGGCGAGCGGGCCCTCGTCGGGTCGGTCGTCGAGCGCGTACGTCACGGGGAGGGGATAGTCGGCGAGCGCGTCCGCGATACGCTCGCGCTGGTCGGCCCGACAGTTCACGACGAGTTCGTCGACGGGGCCGGCGATGCGGTCGGCGACGCGTCGGATCATCGGGGTGCCCGCGAGCTCCGCGACGGCCTTGTCCGCGCCGTCGAAGCGGGTGGAGCGCCCGCCCGCGACGACGACTCCGGCGTGCATACCCTCCCTCGGTGCGCCCGCCCCAAGAGCGTCCCGCTCGCGACGCCGCGTCGCAGGTCGCGGCGACGCGCGCCGGCTCCGCGCCCGCCCCGATGAATGTTCATGGGTATTATCTCGACGTGCTTTAATGCGCGAGGGGCATACGCGGGGGACACGCATGCCCTCGCTGAACGTCGACCCGCGTCGCTACGAGGAGTTCGACCCCGAGCGTCGGCCGAGCCTCCGGTGGGCGCTCGTCCCCGTCCTCGCGCTCGTCGTCTTCCTCGGCGTCGGGTCGGGCTACCTCGGCCTCTCGCCGCACGCACCGCTCCTCTGGACCATCGTCCTCACCGGCCTCGTGGGGTACGCCGTCCTCGGCTTCTCGTGGGAGGAGCTCTACGAGGGCGTCGCCAGCAGCCTCCTCATGGGCCTGCAGGCCATCCTCATCATCTTCGTCGTCTACGCCGTCATCTCCACGTGGATCGCGGCGGGGACGATTCCCGCGATCATGTACTACGGCCTCGGCCTCCTCACCCCCGAGGTCTTCCTCCCGATTACCGCGCTCTTCGCGGGCGTCGTCGCGTTCGCCATCGGCTCCTCGTGGACCACGGTGGGGACGCTCGGCGTCGCGTTCATCGGCATCGGCCACGGCCTCGGCATCCCGTCCGCCATGACCGCCGGCGCCATCGTCTCGGGCGCGTACGCCGGCGACAAGCAGAGCCCGCTCTCCGACACCACCAACCTCGCCGCCGCCGTCACCAACACCGACCTCTACGACCACATCGAGCGGATGCGCGTCGGCACCGCCGTCGCCTTCGGCCTCGCCGTCGTCGCCTACGCCGTCCTCGGCCTCCGCGCCGGCGGCGCCATCCCCGCCGGCCAGCTCGAAGCCATCCGTGGCGCGCTCGCGTCCACGTACGACCTCTCCGTCCTCGCGTTCCTCCCGCTCGTCGTCACGTTCGCGCTCGCGCTTCGCGGCTACCCCGCGCTCCCCACGCTCGTCGCCGGCGTCTTCGCCGGCGTCCTCACCACCGTCGGCCTCCAGGGCGTCGGCTTCGTCGACGCGTGGGGCGTCTTCCTCAGCGGCACCGCCCCCGAGACCGGCATGGAGCTCGTGAACGGCCTGCTCGTCTCCGGCGGCCTCTCCGGGAGCGCGTGGACCATCACCGTCGTCGTCCTCGCGCTCACCCTCGGCGGCGTCCTCGAAGCCACCGGCGTCCTCGCCGTCCTCGCGCACCACCTGACGAAACTCGTCTGGAGCGCCGGCAGCCTCGTCGTCGGCACCGAAGCCGCCGCCATCACCGTCAACGCCCTCAGCGCCCAGCAGTACATGAGCATCGTCGTCCCCGGAATGACCCTCCGGAACGCCTACGACGACTTCGAGTTGGACTCCTCGAACCTCTCGCGCGCCATCGAAGCCGCCGGCACCCCCACCGGCGTCTTCTTCCCGTGGCACGCCGGCGCCGTCTTCATGGCGGGCGCGCTCAACTTCGAGACCTCGTGGGCGTTCGCTCCCTACTACTTCTTCGGGATGCTCAGCCCCCTCGTCCTCCTCGCGATGGCCGTCGTCGGCTACGACTTCGTCCCCAAGACCGACGCGGCCACCACGAGCGCCGACTAGGGGGTAACGTTAACCCCCCATCGGCCCCACGGTGAATGTATGAACGAGGAAGCCGAGTCGTTCGTGGCCGCGCTTCGCAAGGAGAACGTCGGCCGCATGCGACGCGCCGTCGCCTACGACGGCGAGGAGTACGACATCCTCTACACGCGCGAAGATGTCGAAGCGTCGATGACGGCCGAGGAGATCGACGAGACGACCAAGAACCTCATCCTCAAGGGGTTCGACGACGAACTCGACCAGCCCGAGTTCGCCCGCTTCGGCCACCTCGACATGAGCGTGCGCTGGTTCCACGGCGTCGTCGTCCTCCAAGTCCCCCTCGGCGACTGGAGCGGCATCATCGTCGCCTTCGACCGCGACACCGTCGTCGACACCGGCGCGTTCACGGATATCGCACTCGACTACATCGAGGACTCCGACACCGAGATGCGCGAGGCGGACATCGACGACGAGGACGACCTCGACGACGCCGTCGAAGAACAGTTCGGTTAGTACGGCACCCACGCCGTCGGCGACGACTCGACACCGACCACGCGGAGTTCGCGCTCGTCCGCGTCGTTCAGGCGCGTCTGTACCATCCCGTCGAAGAGCGGCGCGAAGCGCTCGAACGTCTCCTGATCGCCGAGTTCCGTGAGCGAGACGCCGAGCATCCCCGCCGACTGGACGCGGCCCGTGTAGACGTGGAGGAAGCGGAACACCCGCCGAGGCTCCGTGTACATCAGCATCGTCGGAATCGACACCAGCCCCGAGCGCACGCGCTCGACGTCGTGCTCGTCGAGCGCCTGAAACACCCCGGCCATCCGAATCCCGATTTCCGTCACGTCCCCCGGCGAGGACGCATAACGGACCCACTGCGAGTCACGGACGTCCTCGCCGCGCTCGCGCGTCACGCAGTCCACGACGCCCGCCCGCCCCTCCGAGACCGCGTTCGCCAGCGGCTCCGAGCGCGACAGCAGGCGGTTCGCGCCGTCGCGCGTCGACACGACGAGCGCACCCTCCTCGCGCCGGCACCCGCTCTCCACGAGCGAGAGCGCGAGCGACAGCTTCCCGGTCATCGGTGGCCCGCCGATCATCAAGTTCGTCCCCGCAGGAACGGCGTCCACCGGGAGGATATCGCCGACGTCGTAGGGTTCCGCCATCGGACACCGTGTTCGCCCGGCAGGGTGTAAAACGTACCGACCCCTCTCTCTCACCCACTCCGCACCCGCGGTCTCGCGGCGTCGCTCGTCTTTCGCGACGCCTCCTTAGTGGTTTCACCGCGCGCTCCTCGCGGCTCCGCCGCTCGCCGTTCCGCGACGCCTCCCTAGCGGTCGGCGTCGCGTTCCCCTCGAATCTCCGCCGCGAGCTGTTCGGTCGCCTTTCGGACGGCTTCGTCGCTCGACTGGCTCGGACGCCAGCCGAGCGCGTCGAGTTTCTCGATGCTGAGACGCATCTTCGGCACGTCGCCCGTCCAGCCGCGCGACCCGCCCGTGTACTCGTACGCCGGGTCGACGTCGAGGACGTCCGCGACGACGTCCGCGATGCGGTTCACGGACGTCGTCGTCTTCGTCCCGAGGTTGTACGTGTTCACGTCCGCGTCGGCGTTCTCGACGACGTACTCGATGGCCTCGACGCACTCCTCGACGTGCATGTAGGACTTCTGCTGGCGGCCGTCGCCGAGGATTTCGAGCGTCTCCGGGTCGTCGAGGAGTTTCTCGATGAAGTCCGGGATGACGGTGCCGCGCTGGCGCGGCCCGACGATGTTCGCGAACCGGAACGTCCACACCCGGAAGTCGTAGGAGTGCCCGTAGACGGAGAGCAGGCCCTCGTCGGCGAGTTTGCTCGCGCCGTAGATGCTGATGGGTTCGAGGGGCGCGTAGTCCTCCGGCGTCGGCATCGGCGCCTCACCGTACACCGTCGAGGAGGACGTGAACGCGATCTTCGAGGCGCCGACCGCCTCCATGCGTTCGAGGACGTTGTACGTCATCTCCTGGTTCTCCTCGAAAAGCGTGCGGTCGTCGTCGAAGTTCGTGTCCGTGTACGCCGCGAAGTGGAAGACGATATCGGTGTCCTCGGGGATGGCGTCCGCGACGGCGTCCTCGTCCAGCAGGTCCGCCTCGACGAACTCGACGCCGTCGGGAACGGCCTCGCGCGACCCCTTCGAGAGGTCGTCGACGCCGACGACGCGGTTCTCCCCGCGGAGGCGCGCCGCGAGGTGTGAACCGACGAGGCCGGCCACGCCCGTGACGACCACTGTCCTGTCTGTCAGGTCCATAGCGACTCGTGCGCGAGACGGCGCAAGTGTCTTTCCCTTCGGTGGACGAGCGGGCCGCGCCGGCCCGCGACGGCACGCATCGCGGGAGTCGTCCCACTCGCCACCATCGGTTCCGGTTCCTCCCGATTATTTACCTTCGACCGTCGTGGGTGTCGGCATGGAGGAAGTCCCCCTCGGAACGACCGGCGAGACCGTGAGCCCGCTCTGCCTCGGGACCATGTACTTCGGGAGCCGGACCGACCCGGAGACGTCGCGCGCGCTCCTCGACACCTACTACGAGGCCGGCGGGCGGTTCCTCGACACCGCCAACATCTACGCGACGTGGGTCGAGGGCTACGACGAGCCGGAGAGCGAACCCCTGCTCGGCGAGTGGATGACCGAGCGCGACAACCGCGACGACATCTTCCTCGCGACGAAGGTCGGCTTCGAGTACGGCGACGTCCCGAAGTCACTCGACCCGGACGTCATCGAGCGCGAGGTCGAGAAGAGCCTCGACCGACTCGACACCGACTACATCGACCTCCTGTACGCGCACGTCGACGACCGCGACACGCCGCTCGCGGAGACGATGGCGGCCTTCGACCGACTCGTCGAGTCCGGGAAAGTACGACACATCGGCGCGAGCAACTACTACGGGTGGCGGCTCGCGCGCGCCAACACCATCGCCGAGGAGCGCGGACTGACGCCGTTCAGTTGCGTCCAGCCCCGCTTCTCCTACCTCACTCCGCACCGCAACTCCGACTTCGAGCGCCAGCGTCCCGCGACCGACGAATCCGTCACCTACTGCGACGACAACGACCTCACGATGCTGCCCTACTCGCCGCTCCTCGGGGGGTGTTACGGCCGGGCGGACAAGCGCATCCCGGAGCGCTACGTCACCACCGAGAACCGCCTGAAGATGGACGCCGTCGCGGACGTCGCCGAGCGACACGACGTCTCCGGCAACCAGGTCGTCCTCGCGTGGCTCACCCAGCGCGACCCGCCGACCGTGCCCGTCGTCGGCTGTAGCACCGTCGAGCAACTCGAGGAGAACCTCGCCGCCCTCGACGTCGACCTCGACGAACGCGACTTCGAGCGCCTCGACGGCATCGAGACGCTCGGCGGCCTCCACTAATCAGGCGAACGACGGGCCGTCTATGTCCTCGCCCTCGGCGTCGCGCCACGAGTGGGTGGGCGTCCATCCGAGCATCGACTCGGCCTTCGACGTCGAGTACGCGGACTCGTCGCCCGCGAGTTCGACGCGCTCGGGGAGCGCGCCGTAGCCCGCCTCGACGGCCGTCGCGGTGTCGACGCCGAGGAAGT
Protein-coding sequences here:
- a CDS encoding NADP-dependent oxidoreductase, whose protein sequence is MATNRQFVLAQRPDGVPDDEDFDLVETDVPEPGPREVLVRTRYLSVDPYMRDRMREGESYAEPWAVGDALRGAVVGEVVESNHPDYEAGDTVTGNLVWADYAVADGADVVAVETGDLRDSVALGVLGMPGRTAYFGVTDVLDPDPGDTVVVSAAAGAVGSVVGQLAKLNGCRVVGIAGSDAKVEYLTDDLGFDAGINYADADVADALAEAAPRGVDAYFDNVGGDITDAVFAHLNVRASVAVCGQIALYNEEGVTMGPRKLPRLVETRARVEGFLVGDYAPRFEEASERLAQWVQSGDVQFRETVADGLENAPDAFVGLFEGENVGKQVVRVEAEFDGS
- a CDS encoding Gfo/Idh/MocA family protein; the encoded protein is MRFGVISTADIALKSFLPGVARTDHDVVAIASRDAERAAAVAADHGIPESYGSYAALLDADIEAVYNPLPNGLHAEWTTRAADAGLDVLCEKPLASDAAEARAVADHCADAGVTLMEAFMYRYHPRTERVRDLLAEMGDVVSAEATFGFPLYGAPEDVRLDPDLAGGSLMDVGCYPVHALRTYLGEPDAVTASTYDSRDCGVDTRLVGTFEYDDGVRATLRSWFDAPERQQYRIETTDGWIEVPDPAFNVPRDAPAELRYAVDGREVTESFDPVDQYAREVEHFADRVAAGETPATGGESAVANMRVIDALYEAAATGERVRP
- a CDS encoding rhodanese-like domain-containing protein, which codes for MAPELHPDDVESRLDDEDFTLVDIRDPEAYEQGHVPGAENLTLEELEQIVEEREWNDTVAFLCYVGKSSQQAARFVERYGDADDVYSVAGGIDAWDGPVATEE
- a CDS encoding sulfurtransferase TusA family protein, with amino-acid sequence MPSIDDVIDSPDELDDEAAEDLYEAADLTQDMMGEVCPYPQVEAQKGLQEIESGDLLVQETDHVPCTENVPKAVGDDADASVWRSGDGVYRIYLRKN
- a CDS encoding YeeE/YedE family protein, giving the protein MVSQLAIAAVVGLGIGACLQKGRFCFVNAFRDLFAYKDTRVTKGVIAAVLVTMVFWGTAYQLGYYQGFWTPGWGLTGLVGGFVFGIGMTYAGGCASGTLYRAGEGYVQYWITLLFMGVGYVAFTAAFPTLQSTYFASLTFGEGVSLFEISPVPAGLLAIGVAAVATLVYATVLGREHADTAERATAASARPATIVGTPIVGLQRLAAGTRAYAAGVRDAWADPVAASKRPWDPRSAALGISVFALLWFTSVSIVGITGPEARWSGYLLSLVGVDAGSFTYWGSVLFRGAGVGLTVDMVMITFLVVGAGLAAYWSGDFSLRMPRKRRLPNAVLGGFAMGAGSRLAPGCNIGNIYSGLAELSVHSFIATIGIVAGVYVMTHWIYREVGCAI
- a CDS encoding helix-turn-helix transcriptional regulator translates to MHDLTGFQRDLLYVVSGLAEPNGLEVKEELEEYYESEIHHGRLYPNLDTLVEKGLVEKGQLDERTNYYTVTRRGRRELRARREWENDYLRANDRIDLPRDEADG
- a CDS encoding helix-turn-helix transcriptional regulator, giving the protein MHDLTGFQRDLLFVTAGLEEPNGLDIKDELEEYYGTAINHGRLYPNLDTLVEKGLVDKRKQDERTNAYSLTGRGRREVLDRESWEHQYIEELVEEEAERAR
- the mobA gene encoding molybdenum cofactor guanylyltransferase produces the protein MHAGVVVAGGRSTRFDGADKAVAELAGTPMIRRVADRIAGPVDELVVNCRADQRERIADALADYPLPVTYALDDRPDEGPLAGLACGLRATDADRAFVVACDVPFVDPAFVRYLFDRAAAHEAAVPKPDEYREALHAVYRPDAAADAAVRALDSGERRAVALLDGLDVVSVTAEEIDVHATTGSFESLNTRTAFDAAVERFEP
- a CDS encoding Na+/H+ antiporter NhaC family protein, with amino-acid sequence MPSLNVDPRRYEEFDPERRPSLRWALVPVLALVVFLGVGSGYLGLSPHAPLLWTIVLTGLVGYAVLGFSWEELYEGVASSLLMGLQAILIIFVVYAVISTWIAAGTIPAIMYYGLGLLTPEVFLPITALFAGVVAFAIGSSWTTVGTLGVAFIGIGHGLGIPSAMTAGAIVSGAYAGDKQSPLSDTTNLAAAVTNTDLYDHIERMRVGTAVAFGLAVVAYAVLGLRAGGAIPAGQLEAIRGALASTYDLSVLAFLPLVVTFALALRGYPALPTLVAGVFAGVLTTVGLQGVGFVDAWGVFLSGTAPETGMELVNGLLVSGGLSGSAWTITVVVLALTLGGVLEATGVLAVLAHHLTKLVWSAGSLVVGTEAAAITVNALSAQQYMSIVVPGMTLRNAYDDFELDSSNLSRAIEAAGTPTGVFFPWHAGAVFMAGALNFETSWAFAPYYFFGMLSPLVLLAMAVVGYDFVPKTDAATTSAD
- a CDS encoding RAD55 family ATPase; amino-acid sequence: MAEPYDVGDILPVDAVPAGTNLMIGGPPMTGKLSLALSLVESGCRREEGALVVSTRDGANRLLSRSEPLANAVSEGRAGVVDCVTRERGEDVRDSQWVRYASSPGDVTEIGIRMAGVFQALDEHDVERVRSGLVSIPTMLMYTEPRRVFRFLHVYTGRVQSAGMLGVSLTELGDQETFERFAPLFDGMVQTRLNDADERELRVVGVESSPTAWVPY
- a CDS encoding NAD-dependent epimerase/dehydratase family protein → MDLTDRTVVVTGVAGLVGSHLAARLRGENRVVGVDDLSKGSREAVPDGVEFVEADLLDEDAVADAIPEDTDIVFHFAAYTDTNFDDDRTLFEENQEMTYNVLERMEAVGASKIAFTSSSTVYGEAPMPTPEDYAPLEPISIYGASKLADEGLLSVYGHSYDFRVWTFRFANIVGPRQRGTVIPDFIEKLLDDPETLEILGDGRQQKSYMHVEECVEAIEYVVENADADVNTYNLGTKTTTSVNRIADVVADVLDVDPAYEYTGGSRGWTGDVPKMRLSIEKLDALGWRPSQSSDEAVRKATEQLAAEIRGERDADR
- a CDS encoding aldo/keto reductase, yielding MEEVPLGTTGETVSPLCLGTMYFGSRTDPETSRALLDTYYEAGGRFLDTANIYATWVEGYDEPESEPLLGEWMTERDNRDDIFLATKVGFEYGDVPKSLDPDVIEREVEKSLDRLDTDYIDLLYAHVDDRDTPLAETMAAFDRLVESGKVRHIGASNYYGWRLARANTIAEERGLTPFSCVQPRFSYLTPHRNSDFERQRPATDESVTYCDDNDLTMLPYSPLLGGCYGRADKRIPERYVTTENRLKMDAVADVAERHDVSGNQVVLAWLTQRDPPTVPVVGCSTVEQLEENLAALDVDLDERDFERLDGIETLGGLH